One genomic window of Salvia miltiorrhiza cultivar Shanhuang (shh) chromosome 4, IMPLAD_Smil_shh, whole genome shotgun sequence includes the following:
- the LOC131021210 gene encoding calmodulin-binding protein 60 C-like: MLTVETGMDNKQINQSMMSMDELMQIVEEELESEKLRIFAKVEEEIESTKRSIRGKFKRYLQDGNRSKMKLELRNGIAPTILTGEEIRGEGDVPIEVALVDDVAGVVVDDEPEASAHVQLFLLKGKPDASQGDDWTAEEFSASIVEGKQPILAGNVALQLHRGVAVVRNVKIRHRASKIKPPEFKLGARVVGDCRVKEAKTEAFTLKDFRAKYYIKHENPFLSDEVSRLVCIRRGGKINGRLHKNKIYTVEDFLIQLLINPQRLMSIVKCPAKKWEAIVKNAKACLSSERMYCYIDPKQKTGVVFNILGDVLGLCWGSYYYSYTSTPSLSEKQKADAEKLLASAYQNWKEVKAFDDLNSLEQHLAGLGPQIASLDDEDVNVIYEAAMQCIHAWPCSPRHDEAESQIVGNSSDSPRRWRKLLCVSKWISVRRRVSPHPKKQRLA; this comes from the exons ATGCTCACCGTTGAGACAGGGATGGACAACAAACAGATTAATCAGAGCATGATGTCGATGGATGAGTTGATGCAAATT GTCGAAGAGGAGTTGGAGTCGgagaaattgagaatttttGCCAAGGTCGAAGAGGAGATTGAGTCAACGAAAAGGAGCATACGTGGTAAATTCAAGAG ATATCTCCAAGATGGGAATCGGAGCAAGATGAAACTGGAGTTGAGGAACGGCATTGCTCCAACAATCTTGACCGGCGAGGAGATCAGAGGAGAAGGAGATGTTCCTATTGAGGTGGCTCTTGTTGATGACGTGGCAGGAGTTGTTGTAGACGATGAACCAGAGGCCTCTGCACATGTCCAACTCTTTCTTCTCAAAGGCAAGCCAGATGCTTCCCAAGGAGATGACTGGACGGCTGAAGAATTCTCCGCGAGCATTGTGGAAGGAAAGCAGCCTATTCTTGCAGGCAACGTAGCTCTGCAGCTGCACAGAGGCGTTGCAGTCGTGAGGAACGTCAAGATCAGACACCGCGCGAGCAAGATAAAGCCACCGGAGTTCAAGTTAGGCGCGAGGGTTGTTGGGGATTGTCGCGTCAAGGAAGCCAAGACAGAGGCCTTCACCCTCAAGGATTTCCGCGCCAAAT ATTACATTAAACACGAGAACCCGTTTCTATCTGATGAAGTATCGAGGTTAGTTTGTATTCGCAGAGGTGGTAAGATCAATGGACGTCTTCACAAAAACAAGATCTATACCGTGGAGGATTTCCTAATTCAGCTCCTCATAAATCCTCAACGCCTCATGAGT ATTGTCAAGTGCCCTGCAAAGAAGTGGGAGGCCATTGTCAAGAATGCTAAAGCATGCCTAAGCAGTGAAAGGATGTACTGTTACATAGATCCGAAGCAGAAGACAGGCGTGGTGTTCAACATTCTAGGAGACGTGCTAGGACTATGTTGGGGAAGCTACTACTACTCTTACACAAGCACGCCGTCACTGTCAGAAAAACAAAAG GCTGATGCTGAGAAACTGCTGGCATCTGCTTACCAAAACTGGAAGGAGGTGAAGGCCTTTGATGATCTCAACTCTCTAGAGCAGCACCTAGCTGGTTTGGGTCCACAAATTGCATCCTTGGATGATGAGGATGTAAATGTTATATATGAAGCTGCGATGCAATGTATCCACGCCTGGCCTTGCAGTCCTCGCCACGATGAAGCTGAGTCTCAGATAGTTGGTAATAGCAGCGATTCACCGAGAAGGTGGAGGAAACTGTTGTGTGTATCCAAATGGATCTCAGTGAGGAGAAGAGTTAGTCCCCACCCAAAGAAGCAGAGACTTGCTTAA